In one window of Nitrososphaerota archaeon DNA:
- a CDS encoding MFS transporter, whose amino-acid sequence MSTPTEAPKEYDTAYAYRTLFLFAGLVITILYVEGMLTPSLPTIAAEFAVSPAQVSLVLALYSVSGTALNPIVGKLGDVYGKKKILTYVLLIYAAAVTVTGFSPTFEFMLASRTVQGIGLAIFPLVFSLVREEFPRDMVPKAQGIISGMFGVGFAVSLPLGALISNDFGWRTTYHTAVPFVLIGTGMIIWKVKESHYIRPNQKIDFIGAAILGASLVMFVLALAEGPSWGWTSFSTLGLLAGSLVILPPLFLFERWYSSKGTEAILNLRLLSIRNVLASNVLILVASLGMFLAFQAYVYKFELFSPIGFHLDIFNTGLSLFPLAVAFIIFAPLTGIIVSRTGIKRVAAVGAILSALGFYYTTWATTYYQYLGGMFVAGAGLSILQSSVINLLTLTVELRDMGLATSLNTVFRNLGASLGAPIAGSILSTYTAVVVVSQGGRTFPASLPTLAAFQYVFYLAVVVFVAMLVIIPLAREVLGKSAIMESTEMKPAEREARASQMTSNPTADRAP is encoded by the coding sequence TTGTCCACTCCGACTGAGGCTCCCAAGGAATACGACACAGCCTACGCCTACAGGACCCTCTTCCTATTCGCCGGGCTCGTAATCACGATCCTCTACGTGGAGGGAATGCTCACGCCGTCTCTCCCTACCATCGCAGCCGAATTCGCAGTCAGTCCAGCCCAGGTCAGCCTAGTCCTGGCCCTCTATTCTGTCTCCGGAACAGCCCTCAACCCGATCGTCGGGAAGCTTGGAGACGTCTATGGAAAGAAGAAGATACTGACCTACGTGCTCCTTATCTATGCAGCTGCTGTCACTGTGACCGGATTCTCTCCGACCTTCGAGTTCATGCTCGCTTCGAGGACCGTTCAGGGGATCGGTCTGGCCATCTTCCCGCTCGTCTTCAGCCTGGTCAGGGAAGAGTTCCCCAGGGATATGGTCCCGAAGGCACAGGGGATAATTAGCGGAATGTTCGGGGTCGGCTTCGCCGTCTCCCTCCCCCTGGGAGCTCTCATCTCGAACGACTTCGGCTGGCGCACGACATACCACACCGCAGTTCCCTTCGTCCTGATTGGGACGGGTATGATCATCTGGAAGGTCAAGGAGTCGCACTACATCCGACCCAACCAGAAGATCGACTTCATCGGAGCCGCAATCCTCGGTGCGTCCCTAGTCATGTTCGTCCTCGCCCTAGCGGAGGGACCCAGCTGGGGATGGACTTCGTTCTCGACCCTAGGCCTACTTGCTGGGTCTCTGGTGATCCTCCCACCGCTCTTCCTCTTCGAACGTTGGTATTCATCGAAGGGAACCGAGGCCATATTGAACCTCAGGCTGCTGAGCATCAGGAACGTCCTCGCCTCAAATGTCCTGATCCTTGTGGCTAGCCTCGGAATGTTCCTGGCGTTCCAGGCCTACGTATACAAGTTCGAACTGTTCAGCCCGATCGGGTTCCACCTCGACATATTCAACACAGGCCTTTCTCTTTTCCCGCTCGCCGTCGCCTTCATCATTTTCGCTCCGCTGACCGGGATCATCGTGTCGAGGACGGGCATAAAGCGCGTAGCTGCCGTCGGAGCAATCCTGTCAGCGTTGGGCTTCTACTACACTACCTGGGCAACCACCTACTACCAATACCTAGGCGGCATGTTCGTCGCCGGGGCAGGGCTATCAATACTTCAGTCCTCAGTGATCAACCTACTCACCCTGACGGTGGAGCTTCGCGACATGGGCCTTGCCACCTCCCTGAACACCGTCTTCCGGAACCTGGGTGCGAGCCTAGGGGCCCCCATAGCTGGTTCGATTCTCAGCACTTACACGGCAGTCGTCGTCGTCTCGCAGGGGGGCAGGACCTTCCCCGCTTCCCTCCCGACACTGGCAGCCTTCCAATACGTCTTCTATCTGGCCGTCGTTGTCTTCGTCGCGATGCTAGTCATCATACCTTTGGCAAGGGAGGTGTTGGGGAAGTCCGCGATAATGGAGTCGACGGAGATGAAACCAGCCGAGAGGGAGGCCAGGGCCTCTCAGATGACGTCCAATCCTACTGCAGATCGCGCGCCGTAG
- a CDS encoding MarR family winged helix-turn-helix transcriptional regulator: MPALAEVLEMGSPRAPGPAPTYSPSHVLAVLMTIGDVGSIGRGALAKESGLGDGAVRTVIRRLGSGGYIVVRPVGCQLTGKGKVAYDELRKRIPKTIELTKTSLTLGDKQVALLIRGAGEGVKSGIEQRDASIKAGAVGASTYVIRGSKFQVPGSSLDCEADFPSDAWRKVRRELRPLNGDAIVICGSGERNTSLIGAISAAITLLT; the protein is encoded by the coding sequence ATGCCCGCCCTAGCCGAGGTCCTGGAAATGGGCTCTCCGAGAGCTCCTGGCCCCGCTCCCACCTACAGCCCTTCTCATGTGCTGGCAGTCCTGATGACCATAGGCGACGTGGGCTCGATCGGAAGGGGTGCGCTCGCGAAGGAATCGGGTCTCGGAGACGGGGCCGTAAGGACCGTCATCAGACGCCTGGGAAGCGGAGGGTACATCGTAGTCAGGCCAGTGGGATGCCAACTCACAGGCAAAGGGAAGGTGGCCTATGATGAGCTCAGGAAGAGGATCCCGAAGACAATCGAACTGACCAAGACTAGCCTGACTTTGGGAGACAAACAGGTCGCCCTGTTGATCAGGGGGGCGGGGGAAGGTGTGAAGAGCGGCATTGAACAGAGGGATGCTTCAATCAAGGCTGGTGCTGTGGGCGCGAGCACCTATGTGATCAGGGGTTCGAAGTTTCAGGTTCCTGGCTCGTCGCTGGACTGTGAAGCTGATTTCCCGAGCGACGCCTGGCGGAAGGTTAGGAGGGAACTGCGACCCCTAAACGGAGATGCGATCGTAATCTGTGGCTCTGGCGAGAGGAACACTTCACTCATCGGAGCCATCAGCGCGGCCATCACCCTTCTGACGTGA
- a CDS encoding AbiV family abortive infection protein, which produces MADPNTDYRTISRLAYDNGVDLYEEAKLLHQKESPRAFTLAVASIEELEKSQLCDLVAKGMVKPEELVFEDKNGKHPLLTHHKGKQILFTLFLLTQAANKEGRAKVAEVYDTLMRTGNTDTVNVKGKKQIVEQIVSMESRRQDSVYVGTKGVGKQVKSPKKAISRKMAEYLLQRISEYLPKLKTNLMMSDQQYQAENEKRMKEYAKHVQPVNTPKKSEEQA; this is translated from the coding sequence TTGGCCGACCCTAACACAGACTATCGAACGATTTCTCGACTGGCATATGACAATGGAGTCGACCTCTACGAAGAAGCAAAACTGTTACATCAGAAAGAGTCTCCGAGGGCGTTCACTCTGGCCGTTGCCTCAATAGAAGAGTTGGAGAAGTCGCAACTCTGCGACCTCGTCGCAAAAGGAATGGTCAAGCCAGAAGAACTTGTCTTTGAGGACAAGAATGGAAAACATCCACTCTTGACACATCACAAAGGGAAACAAATCCTCTTCACGCTATTCCTTCTTACTCAAGCAGCGAACAAGGAGGGGAGAGCGAAAGTTGCCGAAGTCTACGACACGCTGATGCGGACTGGCAATACTGACACAGTCAATGTCAAAGGGAAGAAGCAGATTGTCGAACAAATTGTCTCAATGGAATCAAGGAGACAAGACTCCGTATACGTCGGCACAAAAGGCGTTGGGAAACAGGTAAAATCGCCAAAGAAGGCAATTTCGCGGAAAATGGCCGAGTATTTACTTCAGAGAATCAGTGAGTATCTGCCGAAGTTGAAAACAAACCTAATGATGAGCGACCAACAATATCAAGCGGAGAACGAGAAACGAATGAAGGAATACGCGAAGCATGTCCAGCCAGTTAACACTCCTAAGAAATCGGAGGAACAAGCCTAA
- a CDS encoding PH domain-containing protein, with protein MESPPDDLKNILGPNEQIQLYIQEKIYHPRINIDSIVITNERIILRHPHALGLKKDYTDYNYQDVANVVLKKGVLRSGLRCTLRLGGEPLMLDDLPNSDAEKAYGIIRENLVRYQTPFTAVAAGVPPVLRQSPSPSPSSPACKNCGSPLVAGQKFCGTCGQPV; from the coding sequence GTGGAGTCGCCTCCTGATGACCTGAAGAACATCCTGGGTCCGAACGAGCAGATTCAGCTCTACATTCAGGAGAAGATCTATCACCCGAGGATCAACATCGACTCGATAGTCATTACCAACGAGAGGATAATCCTCAGGCACCCTCATGCCCTGGGCCTGAAAAAGGACTATACCGACTACAACTACCAGGACGTCGCCAACGTGGTCCTGAAGAAGGGGGTCCTGCGCTCGGGTCTGAGATGCACCCTCAGGCTCGGAGGTGAGCCACTGATGCTGGACGACCTTCCCAACTCCGATGCCGAGAAGGCCTATGGGATCATCCGGGAGAATCTCGTCAGGTATCAGACACCCTTCACGGCTGTCGCTGCGGGGGTCCCGCCCGTCCTGAGGCAGTCCCCTTCTCCCAGCCCCTCCTCACCCGCGTGCAAGAACTGCGGTTCGCCCTTGGTCGCCGGGCAGAAGTTCTGCGGCACCTGCGGCCAACCTGTCTGA
- a CDS encoding LON peptidase substrate-binding domain-containing protein yields MTEESSTNEYEAPALQAEDVVIFPHTEVSITSRDQRNMTALLQASKERQLIVAVPRYDSKDFTGSIGTLAHVRKTAIVRGGVNASVKGLWRVRVEKVLEETAYARIRFTKVNEIDDASAGESKAMQVVLDQIEEFVNLIPGIPSEITDRLLSAETPGKLADLCGYSPTFTSEERIDLLKTLGAEERLEIVRKNFERQLAALKEISKFKPIPECETCAELADRAFESGPNQSGEIASEFLSHVVQEHPGELLGLISEKYGSTFMRRRAMK; encoded by the coding sequence GTGACCGAAGAATCATCAACGAATGAATACGAAGCCCCCGCCCTACAGGCAGAAGATGTGGTCATCTTTCCCCATACAGAGGTCTCCATAACCTCCCGGGACCAGAGGAACATGACGGCCCTGCTCCAGGCGTCCAAGGAGCGTCAACTCATTGTTGCAGTGCCTAGGTATGATTCAAAGGATTTCACGGGTTCGATAGGCACTCTCGCCCACGTTCGAAAGACAGCCATAGTCAGGGGAGGAGTGAACGCGTCCGTGAAGGGGCTGTGGAGGGTGCGTGTCGAGAAGGTCCTTGAGGAGACGGCATACGCGAGAATCCGCTTCACCAAAGTGAATGAAATCGATGATGCTTCCGCAGGGGAATCGAAAGCCATGCAGGTCGTGCTTGACCAGATCGAGGAGTTCGTCAATCTGATCCCAGGCATCCCTTCCGAGATAACCGACCGCTTGCTTAGCGCGGAGACGCCTGGCAAATTGGCTGACCTGTGTGGTTATTCCCCTACCTTCACCTCTGAGGAAAGGATTGACCTGTTGAAGACCCTGGGGGCGGAGGAAAGGCTTGAGATAGTCAGGAAGAACTTTGAGAGGCAGCTAGCCGCCCTTAAGGAGATCTCAAAATTCAAGCCGATTCCCGAATGTGAGACTTGCGCGGAGCTTGCGGACAGGGCATTCGAATCTGGACCGAACCAGAGCGGGGAGATAGCTTCAGAGTTTCTGAGTCACGTCGTCCAAGAGCACCCTGGGGAGCTTTTGGGGCTCATCTCCGAAAAGTATGGGTCCACGTTCATGAGAAGAAGGGCCATGAAGTGA
- a CDS encoding twin-arginine translocase subunit TatC codes for MSREVMGLGEHLKELSARLKKVFLAFVVALIILVFIPANPVQQFQRLGDYLTLQFLNNTVIAAFIHAVHDYILPSGWSLIAAGGLGEGMEIYFVAALLLSAVITMPVAAFELYKFIDPALKESERKLLYPFVISTSTLFAVGVLFGFFVIAKFLVIALAPFLQAANISFQIDGAAFYYVVFLIVGATGVSFTSPVFVYALIRLRVLDPNTFSRNRVIIWFAVWAVTGLFLTPDGGPLLDLVIFIPVITMVEAAVWLGRRSLPRNEGSAKGLPPKALCKYCGAELSPGSLFCRKCGRSPA; via the coding sequence ATGAGCCGAGAGGTCATGGGGCTTGGTGAGCACCTGAAGGAGCTGAGCGCTCGGCTCAAGAAGGTCTTCCTTGCCTTTGTGGTCGCTCTCATAATCCTCGTTTTCATTCCGGCCAACCCAGTCCAACAGTTCCAGCGCCTGGGAGACTACCTCACTCTTCAATTCCTCAACAACACAGTCATCGCAGCCTTCATCCACGCGGTCCACGACTACATCCTCCCTTCGGGATGGTCCCTGATAGCCGCAGGAGGCCTCGGGGAAGGGATGGAGATCTATTTCGTAGCCGCCCTGCTGCTTTCGGCCGTCATCACCATGCCGGTCGCAGCCTTTGAGCTGTACAAGTTCATCGACCCTGCCCTGAAGGAGAGCGAGAGGAAGTTGCTCTACCCCTTCGTAATCTCGACTTCGACCCTGTTCGCAGTCGGGGTCCTCTTCGGCTTCTTCGTCATAGCGAAGTTCCTGGTGATAGCGCTTGCGCCATTCCTCCAGGCCGCCAACATTTCGTTCCAAATCGACGGAGCCGCCTTCTACTATGTCGTCTTCCTCATAGTCGGAGCCACAGGCGTCTCCTTCACCTCTCCGGTCTTCGTCTACGCTCTCATCAGGCTCAGGGTGCTCGACCCGAACACATTTTCCCGGAACCGGGTCATAATCTGGTTCGCTGTCTGGGCAGTCACCGGCCTCTTCCTGACCCCCGACGGCGGCCCTCTCCTGGACCTGGTGATCTTCATCCCGGTAATAACCATGGTAGAAGCTGCGGTCTGGCTCGGGAGAAGAAGCCTCCCCAGGAACGAGGGGTCTGCAAAGGGACTACCGCCCAAGGCTCTGTGCAAGTACTGTGGTGCAGAGCTGTCCCCTGGCAGCCTCTTCTGTCGCAAGTGCGGCAGAAGTCCTGCCTAG
- a CDS encoding SRPBCC family protein: MDVIRVSKTINAPLRYVYDWCTDFRDTDPQITGSKSQRRIVEKTRKRTIYVQIYEGADGREKVAVDIVTLKPHTSWHLDYFGEEDDETGEYRLKKLGESKTRLDMVFTEKWKDIAKVPSIEEQMQSTNEVWDKYVAALEKEYKSSK, from the coding sequence ATGGACGTTATCAGAGTGTCGAAGACGATCAATGCTCCCCTGCGATATGTGTATGACTGGTGCACCGACTTCCGTGATACTGACCCTCAAATCACGGGCTCGAAGAGTCAGAGGAGGATAGTGGAGAAGACAAGGAAGAGGACGATCTACGTTCAGATCTACGAAGGCGCCGACGGAAGGGAGAAGGTGGCTGTGGACATCGTCACACTGAAGCCGCATACGTCATGGCATCTAGACTATTTTGGGGAGGAGGACGACGAAACTGGCGAATATCGCCTGAAGAAACTGGGGGAGAGCAAGACCAGGCTCGACATGGTTTTCACGGAAAAGTGGAAGGACATCGCCAAGGTCCCCTCCATCGAAGAACAGATGCAGAGCACCAACGAGGTCTGGGACAAGTATGTGGCAGCACTGGAGAAGGAATACAAGTCCAGCAAGTAG
- a CDS encoding twin-arginine translocase TatA/TatE family subunit — MALGDPLQIIVVGIIAVIIFLWGPQKIPEMARALGKARREFDSASKEMNNAMAGTVSSITTPQAGPATGDEVLVSTARTLGISTEGKTREQISQEIVARAKPQT, encoded by the coding sequence ATGGCACTCGGAGACCCACTGCAAATCATAGTGGTTGGTATCATCGCTGTCATCATCTTCCTGTGGGGTCCTCAGAAGATCCCCGAAATGGCAAGGGCCCTTGGCAAAGCCAGGCGCGAGTTCGACTCAGCCTCCAAAGAAATGAACAACGCGATGGCTGGCACGGTCTCAAGCATCACGACACCCCAGGCGGGTCCAGCTACGGGCGACGAGGTCCTGGTGAGCACGGCCAGGACGCTTGGAATAAGCACTGAGGGCAAGACCAGGGAACAGATTTCACAGGAAATAGTGGCAAGAGCCAAGCCCCAAACGTAA
- a CDS encoding elongation factor EF-2 encodes MPKFKSTAEALKLVHNREQIRNLGIIAHVDHGKTTTSDSLLAACGMLSPSVAGQALALDYMELEQQRQMTIKAANVTLYYESGGKPYVINLIDTPGHIDFTGKVTRSLRAVDGAIVVIDAVEGIMTQTETVTRQALEERVRPVVYINKIDRLIKELRLSPERMQEWLFNIVKEFNRLIDTYAEPEYKQKWKVSIQDAQVAFGSSKDKWGFNFDMAKAAGMSFKDIIEAYSTQSLQALGEKLPLHEALLGMVVRHHPPPHVAQAYRIPKIWSAGDLTSDVGKALLSCDENGPTVMMVTNVVVDPAAGLVATGRLFSGSVSNGDQVYLLNSKREGKIQSVQIFMGFQREIVDSLPAGNIPALLGLDIRSGETISNQKGVAPFESIHYVSEPVVTVAVEAKHPRDLPKLVEVMRRLNIEDPNLVVTINQESGETLMSGMGVLHLEIATTMIQNAGLEIITSPPIINYRETIRTQAGPIMARSPNRHNKIFVEVEPLTPDVVELVRNGTITENIEKKLVIKLLRDHGWDPDQARNWQAIDERGNIMTELTKGVQFLQESMDSIRAGFDDIMKNGPLAYEFTRGVKVVLTNYVPHEDAAHRTYAQLMPASRRAILGAMLSANPTLLEPILGIEVKGPADLIGAITGVISAKRGKLVKIDQREVMTIVEGEIPASETFDLSEKMRGATAGKAVWNTHFKTWQAVPTNMLWGLVTEIRKRKGLPPDPPKAEEFIDRE; translated from the coding sequence GTGCCGAAGTTCAAGTCAACAGCTGAAGCTCTCAAGTTAGTCCACAACCGAGAGCAGATCCGCAACCTGGGGATCATCGCCCACGTGGACCACGGGAAGACCACCACTTCTGACAGCCTGCTGGCTGCATGCGGAATGCTAAGCCCGAGCGTGGCCGGCCAGGCTTTGGCCCTTGACTACATGGAGCTCGAACAGCAGCGACAGATGACAATCAAAGCAGCTAACGTGACCCTTTACTACGAATCAGGCGGGAAGCCCTACGTCATCAACCTCATCGACACCCCCGGCCACATAGACTTCACAGGCAAAGTGACCAGGAGTCTCAGGGCTGTCGACGGGGCCATCGTCGTCATCGATGCGGTCGAGGGCATCATGACCCAGACCGAGACGGTCACCCGACAGGCGCTTGAAGAGCGCGTACGGCCCGTCGTCTACATCAACAAGATCGACCGGCTGATCAAGGAGCTCCGCCTCTCACCTGAGAGGATGCAGGAATGGCTCTTCAACATCGTGAAGGAATTCAACAGGTTGATCGACACCTACGCAGAACCAGAGTACAAACAGAAATGGAAGGTCTCGATCCAGGACGCCCAGGTGGCCTTCGGCTCCTCGAAGGACAAGTGGGGCTTCAACTTCGACATGGCGAAGGCGGCTGGGATGTCATTCAAGGACATAATCGAGGCTTACTCGACCCAGTCGCTACAGGCTCTTGGCGAGAAGCTGCCCCTCCACGAGGCGCTCCTCGGAATGGTGGTAAGGCATCACCCGCCGCCACACGTAGCCCAGGCCTATCGCATCCCCAAGATCTGGAGTGCGGGGGATCTTACAAGCGACGTGGGAAAGGCGCTGCTCTCCTGCGACGAAAACGGGCCGACGGTAATGATGGTGACCAACGTCGTGGTCGACCCTGCCGCAGGCCTGGTGGCGACGGGCAGGCTCTTTTCAGGGAGCGTCTCCAACGGAGACCAGGTCTACCTCCTTAACTCAAAGAGAGAAGGGAAGATCCAGTCAGTCCAGATATTCATGGGATTCCAGAGGGAGATAGTCGACTCTCTGCCCGCAGGGAACATACCCGCGCTTCTGGGCCTCGACATCAGGTCCGGGGAGACAATCTCCAACCAGAAAGGCGTGGCGCCCTTCGAGTCCATACACTACGTCAGCGAACCTGTGGTCACCGTGGCGGTCGAAGCCAAGCATCCCAGGGACCTCCCGAAGCTCGTCGAAGTCATGCGCAGGCTGAACATAGAGGACCCCAACCTCGTCGTGACGATCAACCAGGAATCAGGAGAGACCCTGATGTCTGGCATGGGGGTCCTGCACCTGGAGATCGCGACTACGATGATCCAAAACGCCGGCCTCGAAATCATCACCTCGCCACCGATAATCAACTACAGGGAAACGATAAGGACCCAAGCAGGCCCGATAATGGCGCGCTCGCCGAACAGGCACAACAAGATCTTCGTCGAAGTCGAGCCGCTTACCCCCGACGTGGTCGAACTGGTCAGGAACGGCACTATCACCGAGAACATTGAGAAGAAGCTGGTCATCAAACTCCTTAGGGACCACGGCTGGGACCCGGACCAGGCAAGGAACTGGCAGGCCATCGACGAGAGGGGCAACATAATGACCGAGCTAACGAAGGGAGTCCAGTTCCTCCAGGAGTCCATGGACTCCATCCGGGCCGGCTTCGACGACATCATGAAGAACGGACCTCTGGCCTACGAGTTCACAAGGGGTGTCAAGGTCGTGCTGACGAACTACGTCCCCCACGAGGACGCAGCCCACAGGACCTATGCCCAGCTGATGCCCGCTTCAAGGAGGGCCATCCTCGGGGCGATGCTGTCGGCCAACCCGACACTCCTGGAGCCCATCCTCGGCATAGAAGTCAAGGGCCCCGCGGACCTCATTGGCGCCATAACGGGGGTCATCAGCGCGAAAAGAGGCAAGCTCGTCAAGATCGACCAGAGGGAAGTCATGACAATCGTCGAGGGCGAGATCCCGGCCTCCGAGACCTTCGACCTGAGCGAGAAGATGAGGGGCGCCACAGCTGGCAAGGCCGTGTGGAACACCCACTTCAAGACCTGGCAGGCAGTCCCCACCAACATGCTCTGGGGCCTGGTGACCGAGATCCGGAAGCGCAAGGGGCTCCCGCCAGACCCGCCGAAGGCGGAAGAGTTCATCGACAGGGAGTAG